Proteins found in one Sorghum bicolor cultivar BTx623 chromosome 1, Sorghum_bicolor_NCBIv3, whole genome shotgun sequence genomic segment:
- the LOC8080420 gene encoding MOB kinase activator-like 1A, with amino-acid sequence MSFFGRGSRNQQRTFRPKKSAPSGNKGMQLKRHIDATLGSGNLREAVRLPIGEDLNEWLAVNTVDFFNQVNILYGTLMEFCTPATCPTMSAGPSYEYRWADGAKIKRPIEVSAPKYVEYLMDWIETQLDEETIFPQKLGAPFPPNFRDVVKTIFKRLFRVYAHIYHSHFQMIVKLKEEAHLNTCFKHFTLFTLEFRLIDRAELAPLNELIEPIILGY; translated from the exons atgagcttcttTGGCCGCGGCAGCAG AAACCAGCAAAGAACCTTCAGGCCAAAGAAGAGCGCGCCGTCCGGGAACAAG GGGATGCAGCTGAAAAGGCACATCGATGCCACCCTCGGCAGTGGTAACCTGCGAGAGGCGGTCCGTCTGCCCATCGGGGAGGACCTCAACGAGTGGCTCGCTGTCAACA CTGTTGACTTCTTCAACCAAGTGAACATTCTGTACGGCACCCTGATGGAGTTTTGCACGCCAGCGACATGCCCGACCATGTCAGCCGGACCAAG TTACGAGTACAGGTGGGCTGATGGAGCCAAGATCAAGAGGCCAATCGAGGTGTCTGCACCGAAGTACGTGGAGTACCTCATGGACTGGATAGAAACCCAGCTCGACGAAGAAACCATATTCCCTCAAAAGctcg GGGCTCCTTTCCCTCCCAACTTCCGTGATGTCGTCAAGACAATCTTCAAGCGCCTCTTCAGGGTGTACGCACACATATACCACTCCCACTTTCAGATGATTGTGAAGCTCAAGGAAGAGGCACATCTCAACACTTGCTTCAAGCACTTCACACTCTTCACATTG GAGTTCCGGCTGATCGATAGGGCAGAGCTGGCTCCCCTCAACGAGTTGATTGAGCCCATAATACTTGGTTATTAA